A portion of the Myxococcales bacterium genome contains these proteins:
- a CDS encoding class I SAM-dependent RNA methyltransferase: MQVRIEKLVYGGAGVGDIEGKKTFVPFAAPGDLCEIEINADCGNYFEGRLVDLIEESADRVVPRCPVFGKCGGCQWQHISYDAQLKWKREILKESLCRIAKISSPNLLETMPSPMQWNYRNRMQLHVDSKGRVGFYRAKSKEVIEFEECLIADARLNEKLRINRGDFSKRDRGVSLRIEEGPSFLQINSGQNDQLKSKLVEWVSQGKDRKILELYAGAGNFTFDLAKIADHVVAFEIDVKAVEIAREKIAQRGISNIDFYAEASEKTENRISGNLDAIVLDPPRRGCEEALKGMMRLRPKNIYYISCNPATLSRDVAAMMKEGYELVRAIPIDMFPQTFHVEAMVQLTLLRPLL; encoded by the coding sequence TTGCAGGTAAGAATTGAAAAACTGGTTTACGGCGGCGCCGGCGTAGGGGATATCGAGGGGAAAAAGACCTTCGTTCCCTTTGCAGCGCCTGGCGATCTATGCGAGATAGAAATAAATGCCGATTGCGGAAACTATTTTGAAGGCAGGCTCGTTGATCTCATCGAGGAATCGGCCGACAGAGTGGTTCCGAGGTGCCCGGTTTTTGGGAAATGCGGCGGTTGCCAATGGCAGCACATCTCGTACGATGCACAATTGAAGTGGAAACGGGAAATCCTGAAGGAGAGCCTTTGCCGAATAGCGAAGATATCATCGCCGAATCTCCTCGAAACTATGCCTTCTCCGATGCAGTGGAACTACAGAAACAGGATGCAGCTCCATGTCGATTCAAAAGGGCGGGTCGGTTTTTATCGCGCCAAATCCAAAGAGGTCATCGAGTTCGAGGAATGCCTGATAGCCGATGCGCGCCTGAATGAAAAGCTGCGCATAAATCGCGGCGATTTTTCTAAAAGGGACAGGGGGGTCTCACTCAGAATAGAGGAAGGTCCATCTTTTTTACAGATAAACAGTGGACAGAACGATCAGCTCAAATCGAAGCTGGTCGAGTGGGTATCTCAGGGGAAAGATCGGAAGATCCTTGAACTGTATGCTGGTGCGGGGAATTTTACCTTCGATCTGGCAAAAATTGCAGATCACGTCGTTGCTTTCGAGATAGATGTGAAGGCAGTGGAGATCGCCCGCGAGAAAATCGCTCAGCGTGGAATCTCGAATATCGATTTCTATGCGGAGGCCTCCGAAAAAACGGAAAATAGGATAAGCGGTAATCTCGACGCTATCGTTCTCGATCCGCCCAGAAGAGGATGCGAGGAGGCGTTGAAGGGGATGATGCGTCTCAGGCCAAAAAATATATATTATATCTCCTGCAATCCAGCCACACTCTCCAGGGACGTGGCGGCGATGATGAAGGAGGGATACGAGCTGGTGCGCGCGATCCCTATCGATATGTTTCCGCAGACCTTCCATGTAGAGGCGATGGTGCAGCTGACCCTTTTGAGGCCATTATTATAA